ATACAACAAAGGTACGAAGTGTTTCATCACAATAAGCAAAAACATCTGAACTCTGTAATAACTGAATCCAAACTTGGTCAGGATGGTGGAACTTCAGCCaggatggggaggaggagggacccGGTCCAACTCTACCTCAGGTGAACAGAGGTTGGTTTGGAACCATCTGCTGCTTCAGAAAATATCTTTACTCTCTATGAAACGTAAATGCATGAAAGCATCAGTGGGCTTTGGGTTTAGTTTTGGATTCTGGTTCTGGTCAGATGTAGAACCAATATGTCTGCAGACTTTTGTAGCGTTTGAGGTCTGAGTGGGCTTCAAGTAGGAGCTAGTCCTGTTTCCTGCAGAGATCCAGATGAAGGGACGTGTGCTGCAGCCGCTGGAGGATCTTCCTGCGTCGACCCGTTCGGACTTGCTGAAAACGATGAGCGAGCTTTTGGAGGACAGACGAGCTCTGGCTTTGCTGGAACAAACGGTACGGCTGTGGTCATAAGAGTTCTGACACTCACTGGAACGGGTCATGACGTTCCTCCTGTCCTTCCCCAGCTGGATCAGGATGCCACAGAACCATGTAATACAAAATGTCAGCCCGTCTCATTGTTCATGGACCTTCTTGAAGCGTCCGGTGCCTCCACCTCTCAGAGAGACGCAGCTCACTTGCTGATCAGCGCCATGAACAGTGAGTTTTCCTAGCATCATTAACCAGCCGTGTGACCAGAACCGAGTCTTTAGAACCTGTTGTGTCTGACTCGCAGCTCTACCAGATGATGTTCCTGCTCGTTTGATCCGCTGCCATCCTGACGTCCTGACCATTCTCAACCAGCTGGTTGGTCTCAGCACACGCTCCATAACGGAGGACGCTGGTACCAGTGTCATACTGACCACATGTGTTTCTTTCTGCAGGTGGACGGTCAGATCcagctggcagagctgctgcctcctcccctgcAGGAAGAGGGGGAGCTTCGCTGGGCAGCCCAGCTCCTCTGTTGCAGCCCCCAAATGCTGACAGAGCTGAGTGAGCAGTGGGACAGACCAGAGCTCCCAGTAGGAGTACTGCTGGAGGTGCTGGCTCTGGTTGTACGTGGACTGAGCTTGATGCAGCCCAGCATAGACCCGTAGAACTGTTTTgattctgttctgttttattaATCAGGTTTATAAACACaggta
Above is a window of Betta splendens chromosome 9, fBetSpl5.4, whole genome shotgun sequence DNA encoding:
- the LOC114863098 gene encoding uncharacterized protein LOC114863098; the protein is MFSARTRAVVKSLGAEGDLIYNENINETIKMLTLVKVKQKRFWPVVTYTIIDQTLLDLLEDEADVPPDYTEDVLTENFKNHTGRYSSHCAAAQYTVTRPKPKKLKKKSVEMLKVKKCEKLMFVYQIVYNSSSVEFCGKVGQHASVSTNFKSFFKLNVLDTKEEETTFTVPQESTLAYGLMQISTEDGTLGIPPRTRKLKQYNKGWWNFSQDGEEEGPGPTLPQVNREIQMKGRVLQPLEDLPASTRSDLLKTMSELLEDRRALALLEQTLDQDATEPCNTKCQPVSLFMDLLEASGASTSQRDAAHLLISAMNTLPDDVPARLIRCHPDVLTILNQLVDGQIQLAELLPPPLQEEGELRWAAQLLCCSPQMLTELSEQWDRPELPVGVLLEVLALVVRGLSLMQPSIDP